The nucleotide window AACGCTCCTGCCGGGGTTCCGTCGTCGAATAGCTCTCTCCACCGCCGCCGCTGCTCCCGAGCATGATCATCTCAAGCGCCCGTATCTCCGTCGTATACCGCGTCTGGCCGTCCTGCCCCTCCCACTGCCGGTACTCGATCCGGCCTTCCACGTAGACGCGGTCGCCCTTGCGCAGGTATCGCTCGCAAATCTCGGCGAGGCGGTCCCAGCAGACCACTCGATGCCACTCCGTCTTTTCCTGTTGGTCACCGGCACGAGTCGTCCACCGGCGGCTGGTCGCGACGGAAAGCGTCGCCACCCGCGTACCCGTGTTCGTCGACCGCACTTCCGGGTCCGCGCCCAGGTTTCCGATGAGTGTCGCCTTGTTCAGACTGCGCGCCATTCCCGCCTCCCCGATGATCGACTCGAAGGTCCATGGTGGTGGTGATGATGAAGAGGATCAAGGTAACAGAAAACGATCAACGGACCAGCAACCGCCGCATGACGAGAGCGTCTTCCTTCGGGCCCGCATAATACCCGCGACGCCGGCCGACGATCTCGAATCCACGGCTTCGGTAGAGCTCCTGTGCGCTTCGGTTCCCTTCCCGCACCTCCAGGAAGATCCGGATGACACCCCGGATCCGCGCTTCCTTGAAGACCGCGTCCACCAGTTCGCCGCCGATCCCGCGCCGGCGGTCGTTCGGGGCCACGGCGAGGTCCCCCAGTTCCGCCTCGCGCCCGACGAACCACACGGCAGCGTACCCCGCCACGCGCCGCTCTTCGTACACGGCGGAGAGGAGCACCGCGTCGGGGCGCCTTAGCAGGTTCCTGAACGTCCGCTCCGACCAGGGAGTGGCGAAACAAGCCTCCTCGATCGCCGTGACCTGCCCGAGATCCGACTCGACCAGCGGCCGGATCCTGAGCGTCGGCTTACCCGGATCCGCCACGGCGCCCGCCCTGGCGTTCGGCCCCGGAACTCCGCACGTACCGGGGTTCCCACGCGTCGATGTCCACGACGCGGCCGGCCGGAAGCCTCTCCGCCAGCCACAGGAGCGCGCCGGCGCGCGGTACGCCGAGAAACGGCGGGAGCACCCTTCCGCCGCGAGCCTCGATCGTGGCCCGGTGCCGGATCGCGCCTTCCCCCGCAAAGGACCAGGACCCGCAGTCCTCCAGCCCCGCGACCCACCGGTCGATGTCGCACGCCGCCGGCCCGCGGACGGGAGCCTCCAGCGGTCCCCGGTCGAAGGCGGCTCCGTACACTTCGCCCCGCCGGGCGTCGAACAGCGCGCAGACGCGTTCACGCCCCGCGGAGGCGGCGACGGCGCGAAGACTAGAATACGCAAAAAGCGGCACACCCCTCGCGTGGCACCAGCCTTTTGCCAGCGAAGCCGCGATCCGCACGCCGGTGAAGGAGCCGGGCCCCGCTCCCACGATCACACGCTGAACGTCGTCAACGCCGATCCGGGCGCGCGCGAGCATGCGCTCCACCTCGTCGAGCACGGTCTCCGAGTGCGTCGCGCGGACGGCCAGCGCACACTCGGAAATCAGGGTGTCTCCGCGGCCCACCGCGATGCCGCCGAGTCCCGTACTCGTCTCCAGCGCCAGGCTCAGCACGCGGACGACTCCGCCCCTCCGGCGTACGGGCCCGGATCCGGAATCGGCGGGACGCGGCCCAGCCGGCGCGCGGTCACTCGTCGCAACGCACCCATGGCGCACCCGGCGGCCCCGTCAGCCGTCTCGGCCCCGCGGATGAACTCGAGCCGAACTTCCCAGCGGTCCATCGGGAGCTCCTCTCCGGCCCGCTCCGCCCACTCGACGAAGACCGCCCCCGCGTGGGCTTCGAGTTCCTCCCACCCGAGGGCGAGGAGTTCGGACGGATCGCGGAGACGGTACAGGTCGGCGTGCCCGACCGGACCCCGGTCGCCGGCATACCAGTGGACGAGCGTGTAGGTCGGGCTCGTCACCGCTTCGTCCACGCCCGCTCCGGCGCACGCCGCCTGCGTGAACCGCGTCTTTCCTGCGCCGAGCGGTCCGGTGAGCGCGACGAAGACCTCCTCGCGATCCGCGGTCGCGCCGACCTCCCGCCCCCACCGCTCGAGCCCCGCCTCGTCCAGCACGGTGCTGCTCATGCCGGATCCCCGGCGGAGATCGGCAACCCCGGCGGTCGCGTTTCCTTCCCGTCGCCGATCCGCGCACGGATCTCGAACAGTTCGTCCCGCAGCCGGGCCGCCGTCTCGAAGTCGAGCGCGGCCGCCGCGGCGCGCATGTCCTTCTCGATCGCCTCGGCCAGGGCCTCCGGCGACAGTTCCTCGTAAGGGCCTTCCCGCTCGTGCACGGCCGGCTGCGCCTCCCGCGCATCGGCCACGGCGGTCGAGAACCGGATCTCCCTCACCGACTTCACGATCGACCGCGGCTCGATCCCGTGCTCCCGGTTGTATTCGGCCTGCACCTCCCGTCGCCGCGCCGTCTCATCCATCGCGCGCCGCATCGAATCCGTCACCTTGTCCGCGTACAGAATCGCCTTCCCGGCGAGGTTCCGGGCCGCGCGCCCGATCGTCTGCACGAGCGACCGGTCCGAACGGAGGAAGCCCTCCTTGTCCGCGTCGAGGATTGCGACCAGAGACACCTCCGGCAGGTCGAGGCCCTCGCGCAGCAGATTGATCCCGACGAGGACGTCGAACGTCCCCAGCCGCAGGTCGCGGAGGATCTTCACGCGGTCGATCGCCGCGATGTCCGAGTGCATGTAGCGCACCCTCACACCCCGCACCGCGAGGAACTCGGACAGATCTTCCGCCATCCGCTTCGTGAGCGTCGTCACGAGCACGCGCTCGCGCCGTTCCGTCCGCCCGCGAATCTCGCCGAGCAGGTCGTCTACCTGCCCGCGCACCGGCCGTACCTCCACTTCCGGATCCAGCAATCCGGTCGGCCGAATCAACTGTTCGACGACCACGCCCTCGCTCTTCCGCAACTCGTACTCGCCCGGCGTCGCGCTCACGAAGATGGCGCGCGGCACGAGATCTTCCCATTCCCGGAACGACAGCGGCCGGTTGTCCAGCGCGGACGGGAGCCGGAAACCGAACTCGACCAGCGTCGTCTTTCGACTGCGGTCCCCCTCGTACATGCCACCGATCTGCGGGATCGACACATGGGACTCATCGACGACCACGACATAGTCATCCGGAAAATAGTCCAGGAGACAGTAGGGACGGCTGCCGGGCGCCCGTCCGTCCAGGTGTCGGCTGTAGTTCTCGATCCCCGGACAGAACCCCACTTCGGTCAGCATCTCGAGATCGAACCGCGTGCGCTGTTCGAGGCGCTGTGCTTCGAGGAGCCGGCCTTCCTGCCTCAGGTGCATCAGCCGTTCTTCCAGCTCCACGTAGATCGCGTGTCGGGCCTCCTCCAGCCGGTGGCCGAGCGTTGCGTAGTGCGTGGCGGGAAAGATCGATGTCTCGGGCAGGCGGGTGATGGTCACGCCGGTCATCGGATCGATTTTCGAGATGCGTTCGATCGCGTCGCCCCACATCTCGACCCGGACCCCCTGCTCCTCGTACGCGGGCAGGATCTCGATCACATCGCCCCGCACCCGGAACGTGCCGCGCACGAAATCGAGGTCGTTCCGCGAGTACTGGATCTGCACGAGTCCGGAGAGGATCTCCCGGCGGGATATCTCCTGCCCTTCGCGCAGCGTGAGCATGAGTTCCCGGTAGCCGACCGGATCGCCGAGCCCGTAGATCGCGGACACGGAGGCGACGACGATCACGTCTCGCCGTTCCATGAGGGCGGAGGTGGCGCGAAGCCGCAGTCGGTCTATGTCCTCATTGATCGACGCATCTTTCTCTATGAAAGTATCCGTGGCGGGGACATAGGCCTCGGGCTGGTAGTAGTCGTAGTAGGAAATGAAATACTCGACGGCATTGCGGGGAAAGAACTGCCGCAGTTCTCCGTACAACTGGGCGGCGAGCGTCTTGTTGTGGCTCATGACCAGCGTCGGCCGATTGACTTCCGCGATCATCGCCGCCAGCGTCACGGTCTTCCCGCTGCCGGTAACGCCGAGCAGTGTCTGCCACTTGTCGCCGCGGCGGACGCCCTCGGCCAACTCGCGGATCGCGGTGGGCTGGTCGCCCATGGGCTCGAATGGAAGCTGGAGGTCGAAGCGGGGCATGGTCTCGAATCGGCGGGTCACTCGATGGTGAGGCCGCTCTCCCCGAAGGACTCCTTCCGCTCGACGGAGATCACGCCCTTCACGCCCTGAACCTGTCGCATGACCTTCTGCAGATGCGTCAGGTTCTCGACTTCCACGACGAACTGCCCGCGCATCCCTCCCTCGACCCCCTTGATGTCGGCCGACTGAATGTTCGTGCCCGTGTCGCTGACCGCGCGGGCGATATCCGCGAACAGACCGTGGCGATCCGTCCCCTCCATGACGATGCGGACGAGGAAGCGGCGTTCGCCGTGCGCCTGCCACTCGATTTCCACCCGGCGCTCGGGAGCGTTGGACAGATTCAGGACGTTCGGACAGTCCTGCCTGTGGATGGAAACTCCGCGGCCGCGTGTGATATAGCCGATGACCCTGTCCCCGGGTACCGGCTGACAGCACTGGGAGTACCGGACCATCAGGTTCTCCATCCCCTGGATCCGAATCCCCTGGCCGCCGCCGCCCCAGACCTTGTCCACGAGCTTGTGAAGCGGACTCGGACTCTTCTGGGGCACTTCGGGGATGACCTCCGGGAGGATGGCACGAATCACGCGCGTGAGCCCCACATCCCCGCGGCCCGTGGCCGCATGGAGCGCATCGGGCCCAT belongs to Candidatus Palauibacter australiensis and includes:
- the ssb gene encoding single-stranded DNA-binding protein, with product MARSLNKATLIGNLGADPEVRSTNTGTRVATLSVATSRRWTTRAGDQQEKTEWHRVVCWDRLAEICERYLRKGDRVYVEGRIEYRQWEGQDGQTRYTTEIRALEMIMLGSSGGGGESYSTTEPRQERSDFSEFSNRSVAGEDDLPF
- the rimI gene encoding ribosomal protein S18-alanine N-acetyltransferase translates to MADPGKPTLRIRPLVESDLGQVTAIEEACFATPWSERTFRNLLRRPDAVLLSAVYEERRVAGYAAVWFVGREAELGDLAVAPNDRRRGIGGELVDAVFKEARIRGVIRIFLEVREGNRSAQELYRSRGFEIVGRRRGYYAGPKEDALVMRRLLVR
- the tsaB gene encoding tRNA (adenosine(37)-N6)-threonylcarbamoyltransferase complex dimerization subunit type 1 TsaB, giving the protein MLSLALETSTGLGGIAVGRGDTLISECALAVRATHSETVLDEVERMLARARIGVDDVQRVIVGAGPGSFTGVRIAASLAKGWCHARGVPLFAYSSLRAVAASAGRERVCALFDARRGEVYGAAFDRGPLEAPVRGPAACDIDRWVAGLEDCGSWSFAGEGAIRHRATIEARGGRVLPPFLGVPRAGALLWLAERLPAGRVVDIDAWEPRYVRSSGAERQGGRRGGSG
- the tsaE gene encoding tRNA (adenosine(37)-N6)-threonylcarbamoyltransferase complex ATPase subunit type 1 TsaE codes for the protein MSSTVLDEAGLERWGREVGATADREEVFVALTGPLGAGKTRFTQAACAGAGVDEAVTSPTYTLVHWYAGDRGPVGHADLYRLRDPSELLALGWEELEAHAGAVFVEWAERAGEELPMDRWEVRLEFIRGAETADGAAGCAMGALRRVTARRLGRVPPIPDPGPYAGGAESSAC
- the uvrB gene encoding excinuclease ABC subunit UvrB, encoding MPRFDLQLPFEPMGDQPTAIRELAEGVRRGDKWQTLLGVTGSGKTVTLAAMIAEVNRPTLVMSHNKTLAAQLYGELRQFFPRNAVEYFISYYDYYQPEAYVPATDTFIEKDASINEDIDRLRLRATSALMERRDVIVVASVSAIYGLGDPVGYRELMLTLREGQEISRREILSGLVQIQYSRNDLDFVRGTFRVRGDVIEILPAYEEQGVRVEMWGDAIERISKIDPMTGVTITRLPETSIFPATHYATLGHRLEEARHAIYVELEERLMHLRQEGRLLEAQRLEQRTRFDLEMLTEVGFCPGIENYSRHLDGRAPGSRPYCLLDYFPDDYVVVVDESHVSIPQIGGMYEGDRSRKTTLVEFGFRLPSALDNRPLSFREWEDLVPRAIFVSATPGEYELRKSEGVVVEQLIRPTGLLDPEVEVRPVRGQVDDLLGEIRGRTERRERVLVTTLTKRMAEDLSEFLAVRGVRVRYMHSDIAAIDRVKILRDLRLGTFDVLVGINLLREGLDLPEVSLVAILDADKEGFLRSDRSLVQTIGRAARNLAGKAILYADKVTDSMRRAMDETARRREVQAEYNREHGIEPRSIVKSVREIRFSTAVADAREAQPAVHEREGPYEELSPEALAEAIEKDMRAAAAALDFETAARLRDELFEIRARIGDGKETRPPGLPISAGDPA